The Hemicordylus capensis ecotype Gifberg chromosome 6, rHemCap1.1.pri, whole genome shotgun sequence genome window below encodes:
- the LOC128328739 gene encoding up-regulator of cell proliferation-like: MSAKEIIQQRRKQLTEIIQKDLARVLDDLLSRSVITEEEYEDLDKMEEDATATKKSEKLLLLVQNKGESACCQFLEWVEIAYPGSKQALQSSGQDQKALQMGELQSESSPGGSSQEQEDEVWQGPAQEGRHPARERSEAVEDILCKLKLNEHKSKKLSLQQVLEISSESLKESTPQTLEDLPWHFLKKVLALDVTARNTTLGKRTPDEPEMRGEEGEMSEENLFSQMASRVSLNPLDVLCAVLMCSDSSLQQWIFSKMSMCQFALPLLLPPLETPKCTLMLWAMRDIVKRWRPHSLAESRGFREESLVMTSMPTISFVRMGSCSLSKSKLLNELLSHSQQHHDFFIHRDMKCGNVPHEIADGMIEMAWYFPGGQGGLDLFPEPVAIANLRGDVESHWVQFSFLTQVSSAVFILAECINEREFALLSSLKESSTEYYFILDHQSRKFNETLDFLNQLAPVLDLKNSQVLVKAAKTNKADFVENLQSTVGRIIKSHPKSMNLEEMSAVAQGLTIQVDEDCREYWNAFRCAGEVIEKVKNTAAYKKGALILQGDIQKKLADVEKELCRMERQGDIPSEHYRWELKGKWMALKKQQNRCKLYIDSEKFISGIKNLKLVERHYFFKLIKLNSDHIVRESLSMLRAEYKEKCKAGGDDGQETAAALDMLSPSTFGIEHLMRTLGEYYQAEYSKVAEGKLEKNKCRLVNFPSIAADLMLEGFPLELIGDASNVPVQWITDVLMELHRKLGGRSKVVVITVLGVQGTGKSTLLNTMFGLQFAVSSGRCTRGAFMTLLNVRENMTQELGCDHILVIDTEGLKVPELAQLDYSYRHNNELATLVIGLSDITIVNMTMENATEMKDVLQIVTHAFLRMQRIGQKPNCQFVHQNVSDVSAHDQNMRDREHLLEQLNEMTQAAAKMENVGSEIKFSDVMDYDSEMHNWYIPGLWHGVLPMAEVNRGYSEKVFEFKKYLFECIRNRLNRKSPKDIPQFIEWVRKLWDAVKHENFIFSFQNSLIAQAYMKLSTKYFEWDSDFRKEMHVWVSEQETAIQNVSNEELDHSRWRCELQDKLCAGEQRILEFLEHYFESCTANVHLVEKYREDFVKNANTLRCELESSSYNKLWASIQLKKRWHKIDSIQVGFLKIIEGKFDWLLEECKKRSHRLDNQKLKFEFEQMWAKMLSEISPIRLEKREIYADVETKLRKDLFSRGRLIIPKLLGGKGFLSFRINNFQMKKDYLQSSWWRQVTLIPPEKEHLSNVEELSKSLMAKCMSYIDSKFSFKGDYEETYCVELLHMINERLQPHDVLKLCTTPGFEVDLKLHILGEAAHAFQKMHENFIEENDPQVLLEKRKPQYFSVFRDLYLEKDAQQIIARDFCDWCLHPALVDYMNKRLGTEIVDNILKRAQSIAYSSQSFFQFTVLKDLLEARNFDQYVKYITAYEEFVKSWIGKQILNHYTEKEDLQNLEEKILSAILEEIGATLVKLKHQDTGTVSEFLNLFCKEMQKKLVISTDNLVRIQFKDMPDPGQVSVCVETLLPDLKKEILSAFDSLDLESKLSQLPVKLQDEIFKREFGCGQQCPFCKVPCEAGGSAHKEHFAAVHRPQGLGGYKHPETKNLFYGLCSSYVASKMSFESVDTKWKRHPYMDYHAYYSDWSIQPDPSTNASDYWKFIFKEFNHDFAKHYHAKPADLPEDWKMITREHALKALKEIYNMD; the protein is encoded by the exons gaggctcAAGTCAGGAGCAAGAAGATGAAGTTTGGCAAGGACCAGCGCAAGAGGGGAGACACCCTGCCAGAG AGAGAAGTGAAGCAGTTGAAGACATTCTTTGCAAACTAAAGTTAAATGAGCATAAAAGCAAGAAACTCTCTCTACAACAAGTCCTGGAAATCAGTTCAGAAAGCCTAAAGGAAAGCACCCCTCAGACACTAGAAGACTTGCCTTGGCATTTTCTGAAGAAGGTCTTGGCTCTGGATGTGACAGCCAGGAACACAACCCTTGGAAAGCGGACACCTGATGAACCAGAaatgagaggggaggagggagagatgtCTGAAGAAAATCTATTTAGTCAAATGGCTTCAAGGGTTTCCTTAAACCCCCTTGATGTTCTTTGTGCTGTTCTGATGTGTTCGGACAGTTCCCTCCAACAATGGATCTTCTCCAAAATGTCCATGTGCCAGTTTGCTCTGCCTTTGCTTCTGCCTCCCTTGGAGACTCCCAAGTGCACCCTGATGCTCTGGGCCATGAGAGACATTGTGAAAAGATGGAGGCCTCATTCCCTGGCTGAAAGCAGAGGCTTCAGAGAGGAGAGCCTGGTGATGACCTCCATGCCCACCATTTCCTTTGTCCGGATGGGCAGCTGCAGCCTCTCCAAGTCCAAACTCCTCAATGAGCTTCTTAGCCATTCCCAACAACACCACGATTTCTTCATACACCGAGACATGAAGTGTGGGAATGTCCCACATGAAATTGCTGATGGAATGATAGAGATGGCTTGGTATTTCCCAGGGGGGCAAGGCGGGCTGGATCTCTTCCCAGAGCCAGTAGCCATAGCAAATCTCCGTGGGGATGTTGAGTCACACTGGGTGCAGTTTAGCTTTTTAACACAGGTCTCCTCAGCTGTGTTTATATTGGCTGAATGCATCAATGAGAGAGAATTTGCCCTCTTGTCATCACTGAAGGAGTCATCAACGGAGTACTATTTCATCTTGGACCATCAGAGTAGAAAGTTCAATGAAACTTTGGATTTCTTAAACCAACTGGCTCCTGTGCTTGATCTGAAAAATTCGCAAGTACTTGTGAAAGCTGCCAAGACCAATAAAGCAGACTTTGTGGAGAATCTACAATCTACTGTTGGAAGAATAATCAAATCTCACCCAAAGAGTATGAATCTAGAAGAGATGTCTGCTGTGGCCCAAGGGCTTACAATCCAGGTGGATGAGGACTGCAGAGAATACTGGAATGCATTCAGGTGTGCTGGAGAAGTCATCGAAAAAGTAAAGAACACGGCAGCTTACAAAAAAGGAGCCCTGATACTCCAAGGTGATATCCAGAAAAAACTGGCAGATGTGGAGAAGGAACTGTGCAGAATGGAAAGGCAAGGGGACATACCTTCAGAACATTATAGATGGGAACTGAAAGGCAAATGGATGGCTCTGAAGAAACAGCAGAATAGATGTAAACTCTACATTGATTCTGAAAAATTTATCAGTGGCATCAAAAATCTGAAGTTGGTAGAGAGGCACTACTTCTTTAAACTGATAAAACTTAATTCGGATCACATTGTTAGGGAGAGTCTCTCTATGTTACGGGCAGAGTACAAAGAGAAATGCAAGGCTGGAGGAGACGATGGCCAGGAGACTGCAGCCGCGCTAGACATGCTATCTCCCTCTACTTTTGGAATTGAGCATCTAATGCGGACACTGGGGGAATACTATCAGGCAGAATATTCAAAGGTTGCAGAAGGCAAGCTAGAAAAAAACAAATGTAGGTTGGTTAATTTTCCAAGCATCGCAGCTGACCTGATGCTGGAAGGGTTTCCTCTAGAGCTGATTGGAGATGCATCAAATGTGCCTGTGCAGTGGATAACTGATGTTCTGATGGAGCTCCATAGAAAACTAGGAGGCCGTTCCAAAGTGGTGGTgatcactgtgctgggggtgcaggGCACTGGGAAGTCCACCCTCCTCAACACCATGTTTGGGCTGCAGTTTGCCGTCAGCAGTGGCCGATGTACACGAGGCGCCTTCATGACGCTTCTTAATGTCAGAGAAAACATGACTCAGGAACTTGGCTGTGATCACATCCTGGTAATAGATACAGAAGGACTCAAAGTGCCTGAACTGGCACAACTGGATTACAGCTACCGACACAACAATGAGCTGGCCACTCTAGTGATTGGTCTGAGCGATATTACAATAGTGAACATGACCATGGAAAATGCCACTGAAATGAAGGACGTACTACAAATTGTGACCCATGCCTTCCTCAGGATGCAGAGGATTGGACAAAAACCCAACTGCCAGTTTGTTCATCAGAATGTCAGTGATGTCTCTGCTCATGACCAAAACATGAGGGACAGGGAACATCTTTTGGAACAACTCAATGAAATGACCCAGGCTGCAGCAAAAATGGAGAACGTTGGTAGTGAGATCAAGTTTTCGGACGTCATGGACTATGACTCAGAAATGCACAACTGGTACATCCCAGGTCTATGGCATGGCGTCCTACCTATGGCTGAAGTCAACAGGGGCTACAGTGAAAAGGTCTTTGAGTTCAAGAAGTACCTATTTGAATGCATAAGGAACCGTTTAAATAGGAAGTCTCCCAAGGACATTCCTCAGTTTATTGAGTGGGTCAGGAAGCTGTGGGATGCTGTGAAACATGAAAATTTCATCTTTAGCTTCCAAAACAGCCTCATAGCACAAGCCTATATGAAACTTTCCACAAAATATTTTGAATGGGACTCAGATTTCCGCaaagagatgcatgtttgggtcTCTGAGCAGGAAACTGCGATACAAAATGTTTCCAATGAGGAACTTGATCACAGCAGGTGGCGATGTGAACTTCAAGATAAGTTATGTGCTGGAGAACAGAGGATTTTGGAATTTTTAGAACACTACTTTGAAAGCTGCACGGCAAATGTGCATCTGGTAGAAAAGTACAGAGAAGATTTTGTCAAGAATGCCAACACCCTCAGGTGTGAACTTGAGAGTTCTTCTTATAACAAACTGTGGGCTTCCATTCAACTTAAAAAGCGTTGGCACAAGATTGATTCTATCCAAGTTGGATTCTTGAAAATAATTGAAGGAAAATTTGATTGGCTTCTTGAGGAGTGTAAGAAAAGGTCACACAGATTAGATAATCAAAAGTTAAAATTTGAGTTTGAGCAAATGTGGGCAAAGATGCTGTCAGAAATATCACCCATTCGCTTAGAGAAACGTGAAATATATGCAGATGTTGAGACAAAACTAAGAAAAGATTTGTTCTCCCGTGGGAGGCTAATCATACCCAAATTACTAGGGGGGAAAGGTTTCTTAAGCTTCAGAATAAACAATTTCCAAATGAAAAAAGACTATTTACAGTCATCATGGTGGAGGCAAGTGACACTGATACCTCCTGAAAAGGAGCATTTGAGTAATGTAGAAGAACTTTCCAAATCCTTGATGGCCAAATGCATGTCCTACATTGACTCAAAATTCAGTTTCAAAGGAGATTATGAGGAAACTTACTGTGTGGAGCTTTTGCACATGATCAACGAGAGGCTTCAGCCACATGATGTGCTAAAACTTTGTACAACTCCTGGCTTTGAAGTGGACTTAAAGCTTCATATTTTGGGAGAAGCAGCTCATGCATTTCAGAAGATGCATGAAAATTTCATTGAGGAAAACGATCCCCAGGTCCTCCTGGAGAAACGGAAACCTCAATATTTCTCTGTTTTCAGAGATCTTTATTTGGAAAAAGATGCCCAACAAATCATAGCTAGGGATTTCTGTGACTGGTGCCTCCATCCTGCCCTAGTGGATTACATGAACAAACGGCTTGGGACAGAAATAGTGGATAACATTCTTAAGCGTGCACAGTCCATTGCATATTCCAGTCAGAGCTTCTTCCAGTTTACTGTCCTGAAAGACTTGCTTGAAGCAAGGAATTTTGACCAATATGTGAAATATATCACAGCATATGAAGAGTTTGTCAAGAGCTGGATAGGGAAACAAATATTAAATCACTATACAGAAAAGGAGGACCTCCAGAATTTGGAGGAAAAAATTCTGTCAGCGATATTAGAGGAAATAGGGGCAACACTGGTGAAGTTGAAGCATCAAGATACTGGGACAGTCTCTGAGTTTTTGAACCTCTTTTGCAAAGAAATGCAGAAGAAGTTGGTCATTTCAACAGACAATCTAGTGAGGATTCAGTTTAAGGACATGCCTGATCCTGGCCAAGTTTCTGTTTGTGTTGAAACCCTCCTTCCTGATTTGAAAAAAGAAATACTTTCTGCATTTGATAGCCTGGATCTTGAATCCAAGCTCTCCCAACTGCCAGTGAAGCTCCAGGATGAGATCTTCAAGCGAGAGTTTGGCTGTGGGCAGCAGTGCCCCTTCTGCAAAGTCCcctgtgaggctggagggagCGCTCACAAGGAGCATTTTGCAGCAGTCCATCGACCTCAAGGGCTGGGAGGATACAAACACCCAGAAACAAAAAATCTTTTTTATGGCCTATGTTCTTCTTATGTGGCTTCCAAAATGAGTTTTGAATCTGTGGACACAAAATGGAAACGCCATCCCTATATGGACTACCATGCCTATTATTCAGACTGGAGCATCCAACCAGATCCCAGTACCAATGCTTCCGATTACTGGAAGTTCATTTTTAAAGAGTTCAATCATGATTTTGCCAAGCATTATCATGCCAAGCCAGCAGAtctgccagaggactggaaaatgaTAACCAGAGAACATGCACTGAAGGCCTTGAAGGAAATCTATAATATGGACTAA
- the LOC128329033 gene encoding uncharacterized protein LOC128329033, with translation MSCNEIIRQRRKQLTEIIQKDLEWVLDDLLSQSAITEEEYEDLDKMEEDAMKKSRKLLLLIQKKGESACCHFLECAEIACPGLKQGLQCSGHGPLNLMNEPQTQSTAMSLEKRSRAEGLDAAMPLEKEKEAENLDPPLSSETGWEDDCSGTVTMPPEKESRAGDPDGASRKNSEVKDLDTSHNRNGAKELGATATCLEKPDRAGYQESTVLSEMGSKGENTDTAVMPSGATNSLPSSGKGGATVCLSSVGSREKGNAENLDPPLSSETGWEDENSGTVTMPPEKESRAGDPDGASRKNSEVKDLDTSHNRNGAKELGATATCLEKPDRAGYQESTVLSEMGSKGENTDTAMMPSGATNSLPSCGKGSAPACLSSVGSPEKGNAENLDPPLSKEKESGANNLEAREQSMHSVTSFTLLQEKNEAEDLSLFLSSLASEFEIISTTGTGSRVQYLQTRSPNTNAVMPLEKIDLSGR, from the exons ATGTCTTGCAATGAGATTATACGGCAAAGGAGAAAACAATTAACTGAAATCATTCAGAAGGACCTGGAATGGGTTTTAGATGACTTACTCTCCCAGTCTGCCATCACAGAGGAAGAATATGAGGACTTGGACAAAATGGAGGAAGATGCCATGAAGAAAAGTCGAAAACTGCTGCTTCTGATACAGAAAAAAGGGGAAAgcgcctgctgccatttcctggAATGTGCAGAAATTGCATGTCCAGGTTTAAAGCAGGGTTTGCAGTGTTCAGGCCATG GCCCCTTAAATCTCATGAATGAACCTCAGACTCAAAGCACTGCCATGTCCTTGGAGAAAAGGAGCAGAGCTGAGGGTTTGGATGCTGCCATGCCcttggagaaagaaaaggaagcagagaATCTGGATCCTCCTTTGtcctcagagacaggatgggaAGATGATTGCTCTGGCACTGTTACGATGCCTccagagaaagaaagcagagcTGGGGATCCAGATGGTGCCTCCAGAAAGAATAGTGAAGTTAAGGATCTGGATACATCTCATAATAGGAATGGAGCCAAGGAACTGGGAGCTACTGCCACATGCCTGGAGAAACCTGACAGAGCTGGATATCAGGAGAGTACTGTGCTCTCAGAGATGGGAAGCAAGGGGGAGAACACAGACACTGCTGTGATGCCTTCAGGGGCCACAAATTCCCTTCCGTCCAGTGGAAAAGGAGGTGCAACTGTTTGCTTGTCTTCTGTTGGATCCCGTGAAAAAGGAAATGCAGAGAATCTGGATCCTCCTTTGtcctcagagacaggatgggaAGATGAGAACTCTGGCACTGTTACGATGCCTccagagaaagaaagcagagcTGGGGATCCAGATGGTGCCTCCAGAAAGAATAGTGAAGTTAAGGATCTGGATACATCTCATAATAGGAATGGAGCCAAGGAACTGGGAGCTACTGCCACATGCCTGGAGAAACCTGACAGAGCTGGATATCAGGAGAGTACTGTGCTCTCAGAGATGGGAAGCAAGGGGGAGAACACAGACACTGCTATGATGCCTTCAGGGGCCACAAATTCCCTTCCATCCTGTGGAAAAGGAAGTGCACCTGCTTGCTTGTCTTCTGTTGGATCCCCTGAAAAAGGAAATGCAGAGAATCTGGATCCTCCTTTGTCCAAAGAGAAAGAAAGTGGGGCCAATAACCTGGAGGCCAGAGAACAGAGCATGCATTCTGTCACATCCTTCACATTACTGCAGGAAAAAAATGAAGCTGAGGATCTGTCTCTTTTTCTGTCCTCATTGGCAAGTGAGTTTGAAATCATAAGCACTACAGGGACAGGAAGCAGAGTTCAATATCTGCAGACCAGATCTCCGAATACAAATGCTGTCATGCCCCTAGAGAAAATAGATCTATCAGGTCGATGA